ATCTCCTGGTCGAAGGCGATCTTGAAGGACTGGTTGGGCCTGCGGCGGGCGTAGAGCCAGCGCAGGAGCTGGGGCTCCATGATCTTCAGTGCGTCGGCCGCGGTGGGCACGCCGCCCTTCGAGGAGGACATCTTGGCCATGCCGCTGATGCCCACGAAGGCGTACATGGGGCCGATGGGCTGGACGCCGTCGAAGATGCGGACGATCTGGCCGCCGACCTGGAACGACGAGCCGGGCGAGGAGTGGTCGACGCCGGAGGGCTCGAAGATGACGCCCTCGTAGGCCCAGCGCATGGGCCAGTCGACCTTCCAGACCAGCTTGCCGCGGTTGAACTCGCTGAGCTTGACGGTCTCGGCGAAGCCGCAGTTGGTGCAGGTGTAGGCGAGCTCGGTGGTCTCGTCGTCGTACGAGGTGACCGTCGTCAGGTCCTTCTCGCACTGCCCGCAGTACGGCTTGTACGGGAAGTAGCCGGAGGCGCCGCCGGAGCCGTCGTCCTCGGCGGCGGCGCCGGAGCCCTCCTCGGCCTCCAGCTCGGCCTCGTCGACGGGCTTCTGGGACTGCTTCTTGGGGGCCTTCTTCGTCCGGTACTGGTCGAGGATGGCGTCGATGTCGCCGCGGTGCTTCATCGCGTGCAGGATCTGCTCGCGGTAGGTGCCGGCCGTGTACTGCTCGGTCTGGCTGATCGGGTCGTACTCGACGCCCAGCTCGGCGAGCGACTCGACCATGGCGGCCTTGAAGTGCTCGGCCCAGTTGGGGTGGGGCGAGCCGGCGGGGGCCGGGACGGAGGTCAGCGGCTTGCCGATGTGCTCGGCCCAGGACGCGTCGATGCCCTCGATGCCGTTGGGCACCTTGCGGTAGCGGTCGTAGTCGTCCCAGGAGATGAGGTGCCGGACCTCGTACCCGCGGCGGCGGATCTCGTCGGCGACCAGGTGCGGGGTCATGACCTCGCGGAGGTTGCCGAGGTGGATGGGGCCGGACGGGGAGAGGCCGGAGGCGACGACGACCGGTTTGCCAGGCGCACGTCGCTCCGACTCGGCGATGACCTCGTCCGCGAAACGGGAGACCCAGTCGGTCTCGGTGCTGCTCTGAGCCACGGTCGGTACGTCCTTCTTCCTGAGGGGTTCTGCCTGACAGCCCTACGTGAGCCATTCTCCCAGACGGAACGAGACTCTCCGAGGTTGTCCACAGGCGGGGAAATCACGTTGCGCCGCCATGGGACACTTGACAAGCGAATTAGACCTGACGGACTCAACAGGAACGGAAGCTCATGGCCTCGGTCCCTTCCCTCGCTTCGACCGTGCAGCAGCGCCTCGCGGACGGCCTCTCGGCGGCTCTGCCGGACGCCGCGTCCGCCGACCCGCTGCTGCGACGAAGCGACCGGGCCGACTTCCAGGCCAACGGCATCCTGGCGCTGGCCAAGCAGCTCAAGGGCAATCCGCGTGAGCTGGCGACGAAGGTCGTCGAGGCGATTCCGGCGAACGACGTGCTGAAGGAGATCGAGGTCTCGGGCCCCGGCTTCCTGAACATCACGGTGACGGACGCGGCGATCATCGACACCCTCGCGGCCCGTGCGGCGGACGCGCGTCTGGGCGTTCCGTTCAACGAGTCGGCGGGCACGACGGTCATCGACTACGCCCAGCCGAACGTGGCGAAGGAGATGCACGTCGGCCACCTGCGGTCGGCCGTGATCGGCGCGGCGATGGTCGAGATCCTGGAGTTCACGGGCGAGACGGTGGTCCGGCGCCACCACATCGGCGACTGGGGCACCCAGTTCGGCATGCTCATCCAGTACCTGATCGAGCACCCGCACGAGCTGGACCACTCCTCGGAGGCGGAGGTCTCCGGCGAGGAGGCCATGTCGAACCTGAACCGGCTGTACAAGGCCTCGCGGGCCCTGTTCGACTCCGACGAGGAGTTCAAGACGCGGGCGCGTGCCCGGGTCGTGGACCTCCAGGCGGGCGACGAGGAGACGCTGGCGCTGTGGCAGCGGTTCGTCGACGAGTCGAAGATCTACTTCTACTCGGTCTTCGACAAGCTGGACATGGACATCCGGGACGGCGACGTCGTCGGCGAGTCCGGCTACAACGACATGCTGCAGGAGACCTGCCGCATCCTGGAGGAGTCGGGCGTCGCGGTCCGCTCCGAGGGTGCGCTGTGCGTGTTCTTCGACGATGTGAAGGGCCCGGACGGCAACCCGGTGCCGCTGATCGTCCAGAAGTCCGACGGCGGTTTCGGTTACGCGGCGACGGACCTGTCGGCGATCCGGGACCGGGTGCAGAACCTGAAGGCGACGTCCCTGCTGTACGTGGTGGACGCCCGCCAGTCGCTGCACTTCAAGATGGTCTTCGAGACGGCCCGCCGGGCGGGCTGGCTGAACGACGAGGTGAAGGCCGTGCAGCTGGCCTTCGGCACGGTCCTGGGCAAGGACGGCAAGCCGTTCAAGACCCGTGAGGGCGAGACGGTCCGGCTGGTGGATCTGTTGGACGAGGCGATCGACCGGGCCTCGGCCGTGGTCCGCGAGAAGGCCCAGGACCTCACGGAGGCGGAGATCGCCGAGCGTGGTGCGCAGGTGGGCATCGGCGCGGTGAAGTACGCGGACCTGTCGACGTCGGCGGCGCGTGACTACAAGTTCGATCTGGACCAGATGGTCTCGCTGAACGGCGACACCTCGGTGTACCTGCAGTACGCGTACGCCCGTATCCAGTCGATCCTGCGGAAGGCGGGCGACGCGAAGCCGGCCGCGCACCGGGAGCTGGACCTGGCGGCGTCGGAGCGGGCGCTGGGTCTGCACCTGGACGGTTTCGGCGAGCTGATCGCCGAGACGGCCGCGGAGTACGCGCCGCACAAGCTGGCGGCGTACCTGTACCAGCTGGCCTCGCACTACACGACGTTCTACTCGGAGTGCCCGGTCCTGAAGGCGGACACCCCGGAGCAGGTCGAGAACCGTCTCTTCCTGTGCGAGCTCACGGCCCGCACGCTGCACCAGGGCATGGCGCTGCTGGGCATCAGGACGCCCGAGCGCCTCTGACGGACTGCAGACGACGAAGCCCCCGGTACGGAGCCCCGTGCCGGGGGCTTCGTCGTCACCGGGTCGTCAACGAATGGCGTGCGAGGTCCGGCCGGACACCTCGTCGATCTCCTTGTGGGCCTTCTGGAGCAGCTGCGAGGCGAGATCCATCAGGGCCCGGGCGCCGGCGATCTCCTCGCCCACGCGCAGCTGGTCCGGATCGGACGGGTGCCGGTTCGCGGTGCCGTGGGCCCGGAACTCGGTGCCGTCGGTGAGCCGGACCATGGCCGCGGCCCGCGTCCGGTCACCCTCTTCCTTGAACTCCATCTCCACATGCCATCCGACAAGCGTGTGCATCATGAGGACCACCTCCACCGAGGTACCTGTCGGCTACTTCTCCAGGGTGCGCCGCGGAGTGCCGCCCCACCACTCGTTGTCAGTGGTGCCCCGTACGTTCTGATCATGGCGATGATCCCGAACCAGCTGCCCAGGCTCGCGTCCGATCCGACCGGCCGTTCCCTGGGCCTCGACCTGCCGCCGGGCACCCTCACGGGCCCGGCGGACGCTCCGTACTTCTGGTCGGGGCACGACCCGGCGGGGCCCGCGGCGTGGGCGGCGCTGCGTCCGGCGGCGCGGACGGCGGGGCTGCTGCCGGTGCTGTTGGGCGGGGGCGGCCTGGACGAGGGGCAGCTGACGCCCGGGGCGATGAGCGACCCGGCGGACCACGACGCCGAGGAGGTGCTCGCCGAGTTCTGGGAGGGCTGCGCGGCCTCGGAGGAGGTCATCGCGCCGTTCACGGCGGGCTGGCCGGGCCTGGCTGCGGCGCAGCCCTCGGGCAGCGACCCGGACCGGGCGGCGGCCGAGGTCGCCGAGGCGCTGACGGAGCCGGGCACCTGGTTGGCGGAGGCCCGCCCGGCCCTGGTCCCGGCGCGGCGCAGTGCCGACATACCGGCGGTCATCGGCTGGACGGGGCCGTTGAACCACGAGAACGACGTGGCCCGGTTGTGCGCGGTGCTGCGCTCCTGGGAGGACCGTTTCGGTGCCCGGGTCGTGGCGCTCACCCCCGGCCAACTGCTGGTCTCGGTGGCGGCTCCGCCCCTGACGGTCGAGGACGCCGAGGCGTTGGCGGCGGAGCACTTCGCGTTCTGCCCGGACAACATCACGCAGGGAAGGCACAGCATCCTGCGCGACTATGCGCGCGGGATGCTGCTGGACGTCCCGGTCTGGAGCTTCTGGTGGGACTAGCCGCGGCTAGCGGCGACCGGCGGACAGCTTCTGGGCGACCTCGGTGGCCCAGTAGGTGAGGATCATCTGGGCGCCGGCGCGGCGGATGCCGGTGAGGGTCTCCAGGATGGCCTTGTCGCGGTCGATCCAGCCCTTCTCGGCGGCGGCCTCGACCATGGAGTACTCGCCGCTGATCTGGTAGGCGGCGACGGGCACGTCCACGGCGTCGGCGACCTTGGCGAGCACGTCGAGGTAGGGCCCGGCGGGCTTGACCATGACCATGTCGGCGCCTTCCTCCAGGTCGAGCGCGAGCTCGCGCATCGACTCGCGGAGGTTGGCGGGGTCCTGCTGGTAGGTCTTGCGGTCGCCCTTGAGGGAGGAGCCGACGGCCTCGCGGAAGGGGCCGTAGAAGGCGGAGGAGTACTTCGCGGTGTACGCGAGGATCGCCACGTCCTCCTTGCCGATGGTGTCCAGGGCGTCACGGACGACCCCGACCTGGCCGTCCATCATCCCGGAGGGGCCGACGACGTGGACGCCGGCGTCGGCCTGGACCTGGGCCATCTCGGCGTAACGTTCCAGCGTGGCGTCGTTGTCGACGCGGCCGTCGGCGTCGAGGACGCCGCAGTGGCCGTGGTCGGTGAACTCGTCGAGACACAGGTCCGACATGATCACGAGCTCGTCGCCGACCTCGGCACGGACGTCGCGGATGGCGACCTGCAGAATCCCGTCGGGGTCGGTCCCGGCCGTCCCGGCGGCGTCCTTCTTGGCGTCCTCGGGCACGCCGAAGAGCATGATCCCGGAGACCCCGGCCTCCAGCGCCTCCACGGCGGCCTTCCGCAGGGTGTCCCGCGTGTGCTGTACGACGCCGGGCATGGCCTGGATCGGGACGGGCTCGGTGATCCCCTCGCGCACGAACGCGGGCAGGATCAGGTCGGCGGGATGCAGCCGCGTCTCGGCGACCATCCGGCGCATGACGGGCGTCGTCCGCAGCCGCCGCGGCCGCGCCCCGGGAAAGGATCCGTACGAGTTCATGAACCGAGGCTACGCCCGAGAACCGAGTGCCCTTACCAACACGTTGTGGGCATACACCCCCGCTGGGCGGTGCCTCGCACCCGTGTGGGCAATCGTCCCGCTGGGGCGGGACGGGTGGGCACACGGGACGGCGCGCTCAGCGGCGCCTCCGCGTTCCGAGCCTGGACCCGCACCGACCGCGCGGCGCACGACGTGGTGTCGGTTCAGGCGCGGAAGCCTCTGGCGCCGGTAGGGGCGCCGTTCCGTTGTGCCCACCCGTTCCGCCCTGCGGAACGATTGCCCACAACGAGCGGGGTGCGGGCCCGGAGAACCGGACCCGCACCCCAAGCAACCGCTACGTCGTCCGACGTCTCCGCGCCCCCGGCCGCCGCTCAGACGGCCGCGTCACCGGATCCCCCGCCTCCAGCGCCGACTCCCGCCGCCGCAGACCGAAGTCCGCGAGGGCCTCGGCGAGCTTGTGGACGGACGGCTCGGGCGAGAGCACGTCGACCCGGAGCCCGTGCTCCTCGGCCGTCTTGGCCGTGGCGGGCCCGATACAGGCGATCACGGTCACGTTGTGCGGCTTGCCGGCGATACCGACCAGGTTCCGCACCGTGGAAGAGGACGTGAAGAGCACCGCGTCGAACCCGCCGCCCTTGATCGCCTCGCGCGTGTCCGCCGGCGGCGGCGACGCCCGTACGGTCCGGTAGGCGGTGACGTCGTCGACCTCCCACCCGAGCTCGATGAGCCCGGCGACCAGCGTCTCGGTCGCGATGTCGGCGCGCGGCAGGAAGACGCGGTCGATCGGGTCGAAGACCGGGTCGTACGGCGGCCAGTCCTCGAGGAGGCCCGCCGCGGACTGCTCACCGGAGGGCACGAGGTCCGGCTTCACACCGAAGTCGACGAGCGCCGCCGCGGTCTGCTCGCCCACCGCCGCGACCTTGATCCCGGCGAAGGCGCGGGCGTCGAGCCCGTACTCCTCGAACTTCTCCCGTACGGCCTTGACCGCGTTCACCGAGGTGAAGGCGATCCACTCGTACCGTCCGGTGACGAGCCCCTTGACCGCCCGCTCCATCTGCTGCGGGGTGCGCGGCGGCTCGACGGCGATGGTCGGCACCTCGTGCGGCACCGCGCCGTACGAGCGCAGCTGGTCGGAGAGCGACGCGGCCTGCTCCTTGGTGCGCGGCACGAGGACCCGCCACCCGAAGAGCGGCTTCGACTCGAACCACGACAGCTGGTCCCGCTGCGCCGGGGCGCTGCGCTCGCCGACCACGGCTATGACCGGGCGGTGGCCCTCGGGCGAGGGGAGGACCTTGCCCTGCTTGAAGACCTGGGCGATGGTCCCGAGCGTCGCGTTCCAGGTGCGCTGGCGGGTCGTCGTACCGGCGATGGTGACGGTGAGCGGGGTGTCCGGCTTACGGCCAGCCGCCACCAGCTCACCGGCCGCCGCGGCGACCGAGTCCAGGGACGTGGAGACGACGACGGTCCCGTCCGAGGCACCGACCTCGGTCCAGCACCGCTCGTCGGCGGTGCGGGCGTCGACGAAGCGCACGTCGGTGCCCTGGGCGTCGCGCAGCGGCACACCGGCGTACGCGGGCACGCCGACGGCGGTGGCGACGCCGGGGACGACCTCGAAGGGGATGCCCTCGGCGGCGCAGGCGAGCATCTCGGCTCCGGCGTTGCCGTCGAGGCCGGGGTCGCCGGTCACCGCACGGACGACCCGCCTGCCGCCCCGCGCGGCCTCCATGACAAGATTGGCGGCATCCCTCAACACGGGGACTCCGACGGTTGTTGACGCCTCGTCAACGACCGTCAGCTCAGGCGTGCTCACCCCCG
This is a stretch of genomic DNA from Streptomyces sp. R44. It encodes these proteins:
- a CDS encoding uroporphyrinogen-III synthase, with the protein product MSPTSPTTSPLSPAFAGHGHVTFLGAGPGDPGLLTLRAVEALAGADVLIAEPEVLEVVRGHARAGVSTPELTVVDEASTTVGVPVLRDAANLVMEAARGGRRVVRAVTGDPGLDGNAGAEMLACAAEGIPFEVVPGVATAVGVPAYAGVPLRDAQGTDVRFVDARTADERCWTEVGASDGTVVVSTSLDSVAAAAGELVAAGRKPDTPLTVTIAGTTTRQRTWNATLGTIAQVFKQGKVLPSPEGHRPVIAVVGERSAPAQRDQLSWFESKPLFGWRVLVPRTKEQAASLSDQLRSYGAVPHEVPTIAVEPPRTPQQMERAVKGLVTGRYEWIAFTSVNAVKAVREKFEEYGLDARAFAGIKVAAVGEQTAAALVDFGVKPDLVPSGEQSAAGLLEDWPPYDPVFDPIDRVFLPRADIATETLVAGLIELGWEVDDVTAYRTVRASPPPADTREAIKGGGFDAVLFTSSSTVRNLVGIAGKPHNVTVIACIGPATAKTAEEHGLRVDVLSPEPSVHKLAEALADFGLRRRESALEAGDPVTRPSERRPGARRRRTT
- a CDS encoding DUF4253 domain-containing protein gives rise to the protein MAMIPNQLPRLASDPTGRSLGLDLPPGTLTGPADAPYFWSGHDPAGPAAWAALRPAARTAGLLPVLLGGGGLDEGQLTPGAMSDPADHDAEEVLAEFWEGCAASEEVIAPFTAGWPGLAAAQPSGSDPDRAAAEVAEALTEPGTWLAEARPALVPARRSADIPAVIGWTGPLNHENDVARLCAVLRSWEDRFGARVVALTPGQLLVSVAAPPLTVEDAEALAAEHFAFCPDNITQGRHSILRDYARGMLLDVPVWSFWWD
- the hemB gene encoding porphobilinogen synthase — encoded protein: MNSYGSFPGARPRRLRTTPVMRRMVAETRLHPADLILPAFVREGITEPVPIQAMPGVVQHTRDTLRKAAVEALEAGVSGIMLFGVPEDAKKDAAGTAGTDPDGILQVAIRDVRAEVGDELVIMSDLCLDEFTDHGHCGVLDADGRVDNDATLERYAEMAQVQADAGVHVVGPSGMMDGQVGVVRDALDTIGKEDVAILAYTAKYSSAFYGPFREAVGSSLKGDRKTYQQDPANLRESMRELALDLEEGADMVMVKPAGPYLDVLAKVADAVDVPVAAYQISGEYSMVEAAAEKGWIDRDKAILETLTGIRRAGAQMILTYWATEVAQKLSAGRR
- the argS gene encoding arginine--tRNA ligase; translated protein: MASVPSLASTVQQRLADGLSAALPDAASADPLLRRSDRADFQANGILALAKQLKGNPRELATKVVEAIPANDVLKEIEVSGPGFLNITVTDAAIIDTLAARAADARLGVPFNESAGTTVIDYAQPNVAKEMHVGHLRSAVIGAAMVEILEFTGETVVRRHHIGDWGTQFGMLIQYLIEHPHELDHSSEAEVSGEEAMSNLNRLYKASRALFDSDEEFKTRARARVVDLQAGDEETLALWQRFVDESKIYFYSVFDKLDMDIRDGDVVGESGYNDMLQETCRILEESGVAVRSEGALCVFFDDVKGPDGNPVPLIVQKSDGGFGYAATDLSAIRDRVQNLKATSLLYVVDARQSLHFKMVFETARRAGWLNDEVKAVQLAFGTVLGKDGKPFKTREGETVRLVDLLDEAIDRASAVVREKAQDLTEAEIAERGAQVGIGAVKYADLSTSAARDYKFDLDQMVSLNGDTSVYLQYAYARIQSILRKAGDAKPAAHRELDLAASERALGLHLDGFGELIAETAAEYAPHKLAAYLYQLASHYTTFYSECPVLKADTPEQVENRLFLCELTARTLHQGMALLGIRTPERL
- the lysS gene encoding lysine--tRNA ligase; this encodes MAQSSTETDWVSRFADEVIAESERRAPGKPVVVASGLSPSGPIHLGNLREVMTPHLVADEIRRRGYEVRHLISWDDYDRYRKVPNGIEGIDASWAEHIGKPLTSVPAPAGSPHPNWAEHFKAAMVESLAELGVEYDPISQTEQYTAGTYREQILHAMKHRGDIDAILDQYRTKKAPKKQSQKPVDEAELEAEEGSGAAAEDDGSGGASGYFPYKPYCGQCEKDLTTVTSYDDETTELAYTCTNCGFAETVKLSEFNRGKLVWKVDWPMRWAYEGVIFEPSGVDHSSPGSSFQVGGQIVRIFDGVQPIGPMYAFVGISGMAKMSSSKGGVPTAADALKIMEPQLLRWLYARRRPNQSFKIAFDQEIQRLYDEWDKLEAKVADGSVLPADAAAHSRAARTAAGELPRTPRPLPYRTLASVMDITAGHDEQTLRILTELDPENPVTTLDEVRPRLDRAENWITNQVPADQRTIVRDEPDTELLGSLDDEGRESLRLLLEGLDTHWSLDGLTTLVYGVPKVMAGLDPEAKPTPELKLAQRAFFALLYKLLVSRETGPRLPTLLLAVGAERVRKLLGA
- a CDS encoding DUF1876 domain-containing protein encodes the protein MHTLVGWHVEMEFKEEGDRTRAAAMVRLTDGTEFRAHGTANRHPSDPDQLRVGEEIAGARALMDLASQLLQKAHKEIDEVSGRTSHAIR